One part of the Desulfonema ishimotonii genome encodes these proteins:
- a CDS encoding trimethylamine methyltransferase family protein, whose product MTEDHMACRPSFTFLSEEDKARIHRTSLDILSDIGMQIFHDGALDILQDAGCTADGDRIVRIPPELVEKAVETAPDNISIYSREGEPAMELGGYRSYFGTGSDLMYAMDAETRQRRLVSLEDVKRAARVADALPNIDFVMSFAHSAEISAHKVNLVNFRIMAENSVKPIVCIAEGVKELNEMWEMARTLRGSEADLTARPCFIQYAEPVSPLKHPFDSVDKLIYCAEKGLPVIYSPAPIAGSTAPMSIAGHIAQGLAECFCGLVIHQQKAPGAPFIMGMGPAVLDMATTQCSYNAPEYYMGYMGMIEMAHFYDLPSWGYAGTSDSQIPDEQAVFEAGISSFLSAMSGANLNHDVGYLNFGLSGSLEMVVVSDELIDQCRRIRRGIPVNADTLGLDVIREVGHTGHFLTHMHTLKHLRPTQWRPRLFSRAGYEQWEREGKQSLMERASARLKVILDTHEPVPLSEEKKAELRAREAAFEA is encoded by the coding sequence ATGACCGAAGATCACATGGCCTGTCGGCCCAGTTTTACGTTCCTTTCGGAAGAAGATAAAGCCCGTATCCACAGGACATCGCTTGATATTCTGAGTGACATCGGGATGCAGATTTTCCATGACGGGGCCTTGGATATTTTGCAGGACGCCGGATGCACGGCGGACGGGGACCGGATCGTCAGAATTCCGCCGGAGCTGGTGGAGAAGGCGGTTGAGACCGCGCCGGACAATATTTCCATATACAGCCGGGAGGGCGAACCGGCAATGGAGCTGGGCGGATACCGCTCCTATTTCGGCACCGGGTCGGACCTCATGTACGCGATGGATGCCGAAACCCGGCAGCGCCGCTTGGTCTCTCTTGAGGACGTGAAGCGGGCCGCCCGCGTGGCCGACGCCCTGCCCAACATCGACTTTGTCATGTCCTTTGCCCATTCGGCGGAAATTTCGGCCCACAAGGTCAATCTGGTCAATTTCCGGATCATGGCCGAGAACTCGGTCAAGCCCATTGTCTGTATTGCCGAGGGCGTAAAAGAACTGAACGAGATGTGGGAAATGGCCCGGACCCTCCGGGGGAGTGAGGCGGATCTGACGGCCCGGCCCTGTTTTATCCAGTATGCCGAACCGGTCAGCCCCCTGAAACACCCCTTTGACAGCGTGGACAAACTGATCTACTGCGCGGAAAAAGGGTTGCCGGTGATCTATTCGCCGGCCCCCATTGCCGGGTCCACGGCCCCCATGTCCATTGCCGGGCATATTGCCCAGGGGCTGGCCGAATGCTTTTGCGGACTGGTGATTCACCAGCAGAAAGCCCCGGGTGCGCCGTTCATCATGGGCATGGGGCCCGCGGTGCTGGACATGGCCACCACCCAGTGTTCCTATAACGCGCCGGAATATTACATGGGCTACATGGGGATGATCGAGATGGCCCATTTCTACGACCTGCCGAGCTGGGGATATGCCGGGACCAGTGATTCCCAGATCCCGGACGAACAGGCCGTGTTCGAGGCGGGCATCTCCTCCTTTCTGTCGGCCATGTCCGGCGCCAACCTGAACCACGATGTGGGGTATCTCAACTTCGGACTGAGCGGCAGCCTGGAGATGGTGGTGGTCAGCGATGAGCTGATTGACCAGTGCCGCCGCATCCGGCGGGGGATTCCGGTCAATGCCGATACCCTGGGGCTGGACGTGATCCGGGAGGTCGGGCACACCGGCCATTTTCTGACCCACATGCATACCCTGAAACATCTGCGCCCGACCCAGTGGCGGCCCCGGCTCTTCAGCCGGGCCGGGTATGAACAGTGGGAGCGGGAGGGGAAACAGAGCCTTATGGAACGGGCGTCCGCCCGGCTGAAGGTGATCCTTGACACCCATGAGCCGGTGCCGTTGTCGGAGGAAAAAAAGGCGGAACTCCGGGCGCGGGAAGCGGCGTTTGAGGCATAA